A single Anopheles maculipalpis chromosome 3RL, idAnoMacuDA_375_x, whole genome shotgun sequence DNA region contains:
- the LOC126563879 gene encoding LOW QUALITY PROTEIN: protein timeless (The sequence of the model RefSeq protein was modified relative to this genomic sequence to represent the inferred CDS: substituted 1 base at 1 genomic stop codon): MEWLLANPQINSTFGSLGTFEDDVYHVSEDCLVTLEEIICKLAVEDATLRTFRRAIGFGQNVKNDIVPLLVNAKDVKIIDTTIRLLVNLTVPVECLLPVDLVSKSEIGRHTIFELNKLLITSKEAFVDWKTTKAVIDHMKGILERDTKLSIQQCDSVNNCLLLLRNILHVPEMGTGVGTHAGSFPTAGHNTSFQNQIIWNLFTQSIDKLLIYLMSCPQRAYWGVTMAQLVALMYKDQHISTLQKLLNLWFESTLSESSEDNESNTSPPKQCSGDSSPMLTSDPTSDSSDNGSGKMPSSMSKECSSEAPQVNARMIADFPTQIILSRAIKSHQMYHQTLKANAPDGCILGGATCGSCCNGGGDASGKPSCNGSGAHHQQQQNLCDHQKTTACTSDVQEVSRNFTKKSKGGPCSKSIESSSASSSGSSSSGIFCKQSAATSVKDVQAMKECNKSLNGQQSCQHQQQQQPQQQLQSPPKSPTSQSPQQQSQQQQSQQTQKQIQVSLSENSDCGYGTQVEKESISTSSNEDDSPHQKPIHQKPPSNQKQRFNAANKQRNPVSVQEKKELRRKKLVKRGKSNIINMKGLMHHVPTDDDISHILKEFTVDFLLKGYGYLVHELHTQLLSDLQVQIDTSHFFWLVTYFLKFATQLELDLEHINSVLSFDIISYLTYEGVMLCEQLEQLSRATETDIKPCLRRIHLVVTAIREFLQALDTYKKSTHLTKEDKEKLKLLQLQISCTEDLRCLFVLAQTGPNXHNCTTNGRPFSVFGKHFSTLTDLVCFSLFSLCTFGFAFRAACRFATVEIMHQYGLLLEDFRENGAFVNDCIFTMMHHVGGDLGQINVLFQPSILKTYSQIWETEYELCDDWSDLIEYVIHKFINTPQPAPLTLSTTLPDISTQLLSSNLLVTWTQEEKDSLHWYYVQCRQSKCVVADILKLFQENGNQQKTRLSIIEQLLEQNIITLIQYDDLMKVENPDYERNVQTPALSVASADSPKPEDGESKSSSKAVDDIQVLRDRLQKENRGKLIAWLQKSLLDCCFVKLNLLSGNIYVTTGVGGNMGVVVMEPVSYHCILKKKSIPVVPWNQDQFAILSYQPFILLLHKLGFHLPADAKKMFVRIPEFWTADILYNIALKLGPLDKSILKFDLKYLNKVLSMEKQAKADPCPPNDARLENFGLSRFSPQIATNWLDVVMRNKAAQSKRKLDLPGPSKVIDTANATHPSATLKTGGKSAAPSKMLHDLSIIVESNDDDDDELPADEDDGLDSSEVPVLEEHDVVSACETASVASDLTRMYVSDEDDKHDIVPPIL, from the exons ATGGAATGGCTGCTGGCGAATCCGCAGATCAACAGCACCTTCGGTTCGCTGGGGACGTTCGAGGACGATGTGTACCACGTCAGCGAGGACTGTCTGGTAACGCTGGAGGAGATCATCTGTAAGCTGGCAGTGGAGGATGCGACCCTGCGAACATTTCGCCGGGCGATCGGGTTCGGTCAGAACGTAAAGAACGACATCGTACCACTGCTGGTGAACGCGAAAGATGTTAAGATAATCGATACCACGATACGGTTGCTGGTGAACTTAACCGTACCGGTAGAATGTTTGCTACCGGTCGATCTCGTGTCCAAATCGGAGATCGGTCGGCATACGATCTTCGAGCTGAACAAGCTGCTCATCACCAGCAAGGAAGCGTTCGTCGACTGGAAGACCACCAAGGCGGTGATCGACCACATGAAGGGAATACTGGAGCGTGACACCAAACTTTCCATCCAGCAATGTGACAGCGTTAACAACTGTCTCCTGCTACTCCGAAACATCCTACACGTTCCGGAGATGGGCACCGGTGTTGGTACGCACGCGGGAAGCTTCCCAACCGCGGGCCACAACACCTCCTTCCAGAACCAAATCATCTGGAACCTGTTCACGCAGAGCATCGACAAGCTGCTCATCTACCTGATGTCCTGCCCGCAGCGGGCGTACTGGGGCGTCACAATGGCGCAGCTAGTGGCGCTGATGTACAAGGACCAGCACATCAGCACCCTCCAGAAGCTGCTGAATCTGTGGTTCGAGTCGACGCTTTCGGAGAGCTCAGAGGACAACGAGAGTAACACGTCGCCGCCGAAGCAGTGCAGCGGAGACTCCAGTCCCATGCTTACGTCCGACCCGACGTCCGACTCGTCCGACAATG GCAGTGGCAAAATGCCATCGTCCATGAGCAAGGAATGTTCGTCCGAGGCGCCGCAGGTCAACGCGCGCATGATTGCCGACTTCCCGACCCAGATCATACTCTCGCGGGCGATCAAATCCCACCAGATGTACCACCAAACGCTGAAGGCGAACGCGCCGGACGGGTGTATCCTGGGCGGGGCGACCTGCGGAAGCTGCtgcaatggtggtggtgacgcGAGCGGTAAACCCTCCTGCAACGGTTCTGGCgcgcatcatcaacagcagcagaacctCTGCGACCACCAGAAGACCACCGCATGTACTTCCGATGTGCAGGAAGTTAGCCGAAACTTT ACCAAAAAGTCTAAAGGTGGACCATGCTCCAAGAGTATCGAGTCGTCGTCGGCGTCGAGTAGTGGCAGCAGCTCGTCGGGCATTTTTTGCAAACAGTCGGCGGCCACATCGGTTAAGGATGTGCAAGCAATGAAAGAGTGCAATAAATCGCTCAATGGACAACAATCGtgtcagcatcagcagcaacaacagccacaACAGCAGCTACAGTCACCTCCAAAGTCACCTACATCGCAATCCCCACAACAGCagtcacagcagcaacaatcacagcaaacacaaaagcagATACAAGTCTCACTGTCGGAAAACTCCGACTGTGGCTACGGTACGCAGGTGGAGAAGGAGTCCATCTCCACCTCGAGCAACGAGGACGATAGTCCGCATCAGAAACCGATCCATCAGAAACCGCCCTCTAACCAAAAGCAACGCTTCAATGcggcgaacaagcagcgcaaTCCTGTGTCCGTGCAGGAGAAGAAAGAATTGCGCCGCAAGAAGCTGGTAAAGCGGGGCAAGAGCAACAT CATCAACATGAAGGGTCTCATGCATCACGTCCCAACCGACGACGATATATCGCACATCCTGAAAGAGTTTACGGTTGACTTTCTGCTGAAAGGATACGGCTATCTGGTGCACGAGCTGCACACGCAATTACTGTCGGATCTG CAAGTGCAAATCGACACATCGCACTTTTTCTGGCTGGTAACGTACTTCCTGAAGTTTGCCACCCAGCTTGAGCTGGACCTGGAGCACATCAACAGTGTCCTTTCGTTCGACATTATAAGCTACCTTACGTACGAGGGCGTGATGCTCTGTGAGCAGTTGGAACAGCTTAGCAGAGCGACGGAAACCGACATAAAGCCCTGTTTGCGAAGAATTCATCTG GTTGTAACGGCGATAAGAGAGTTTCTGCAAGCTCTTGATACGTACAAGAAGAGTACCCACCTGACAAAG GAGGACAAAGAGAAGCTTAAGTTGCTTCAGCTTCAGATAAGCTGTACGGAGGATTTGCGATGCCTGTTTGTGCTAGCACAAACAGGCCCAAACTAGCACAATTGCACCACAAATGGAAGGccgttttccgtttttgggAAACATTTCTCGACTCTAACCGATTTGGTTtgcttctctcttttttctttgtgtacGTTTGGCTTCGCTTTCCGTGCCGCTTGCAGATTTGCGACGGTAGAGATAATGCACCAGTACGGTTTGCTGCTGGAAGATTTCCGTGAGAATGGGGCATTTGTGAACGATTGCATCTTTACGATGATGCACCACGTGGGTGGAGATTTGGGACAGATCAATGTGCTGTTTCAGCCGAGCATACTGAAAACGTACTCCCAGATTTGGGAGACGGAGTACGAGCTGTGTGAT GATTGGTCCGATTTAATTGAGTACGTGATCCACAAGTTCATCAACACGCCCCAACCGGCCCCATTGACACTGTCCACCACGCTGCCGGATATTAGCACGCAGCTGCTGTCGAGCAATCTGCTCGTTACCTGGACACAGGAGGAAAAGGACTCACTGCACTGGTACTACGTGCAGTGTCGTCAAAGCAAATGCGTCGTCGCGGATATACTGAAGCTGTTCCAGGAGAATGGTAACCAGCAGAAAACGCGTCTCTCCATTATAGAGCAGCTGCTGGAGCAGAATATCATCACACTAATCCAGTACGATGATTTGATGAAGGTAGAAAATCCGGACTACGAGCGCAATGTCCAGACACCGGCATTGTCCGTCGCATCGGCTGACTCGCCAAAGCCAGAGGATGGTGAGTCGAAGTCATCCTCCAAGGCGGTGGACGACATACAGGTGTTGCGCGATCGACTCCAGAaggaaaatcgcggaaaactGATCGCTTGGCTGCAGAAGAGTTTGCTGGACTGTTGCTTCGTCAAGCTGAATCTGCTGAGTGGCAACATCTACGTGACGACGGGTGTCGGTGGAAATATGGGGGTGGTCGTTATGGAGCCCGTGTCCTACCATTGCATCT tgaaaaagaaatcaatccCGGTTGTGCCCTGGAACCAGGACCAGTTTGCGATACTGTCCTACCAACCGTTCATACTGTTACTTCACAAGCTCGGCTTCCATCTGCCAGCCGACGCGAAGAAGATGTTTGTGCGCATTCCCGAATTCTGGACGGCGGACATTCTCTACAACATCGCGCTTAAGCTTGGCCCGCTGGATAAAT CGATTCTTAAGTTCGATCTCAAGTACCTCAACAAGGTGCTTTCGATGGAGAAACAAGCTAAGGCCGACCCTTGCCCGCCGAACGATGCTCGGttagagaactttggattATCAAG ATTCAGCCCTCAAATCGCTACTAACTGGCTCGATGTAGTGATGCGCAATAAGGCAGCTCAGAG CAAGCGCAAGCTGGATTTGCCCGGCCCGTCAAAAGTTATCGATACGGCAAACGCTACCCATCCGAGTGCAACCCTGAAGACGGGCGGAAAATCGGCCGCACCGTCCAAAATGCTGCACGACCTTTCCATCATCGTCGAATcgaacgatgacgatgatgacgagcTGCCGGCGGACGAAGACGATGGTTTGGATAGCTCGGAGGTGCCGGTGCTGGAGGAGCACGATGTCGTCAG TGCCTGTGAGACCGCTTCTGTCGCCTCGGATCTGACACGCATGTACGTGAGCGACGAAGACGACAAGCACGACATTGTGCCACCGATTTTGTAA